The stretch of DNA CATTGGTTGTTCCTTTCTCCACTCATTGAACGTTTAACGTTTAAACGCTCTAACACCCATTCGCCCACCTGGTAGCCGTCGCCCGCCCCCAGGGTGAGTAACACCGCCGGCGGCGCCAGATGCGAAACCAGATAATCGGTAGCCTCAAGCAACGGCCCCAGGTAGCGAGCGTCGGGATGATTCATCCGGTTCAAAATATCTTTACTATTGACCAAGCCCGCGTCGGTTTCCCGCGAGGCAAAAATATCAACAATGATCACGTGATCGGCGTTGTCAAAAGCGCCCGCAAAATCATTCAGCAGCGCCATCGTCCGGCTAAAGGTATGGGGCTGAAAAACAGCCCATAGCGGGCGGTCGCCAAAACGGGCGCGGGCAGCAGCCAGGGTGGCCCTGATCTCGGTGGGATGGTGGGCGTAATCGTCAATCACCGTGATACCATTAGCCTCACCCTTTAACTCAAAACGACGGCTGACGCCTGCAAACCGTCCCAAAATTCCGGCTGCCTGCGCCACATCAAGCCCCTGCTGCCGGGCCATCGCCAACACAGCCAGGGCGTTATAAACGTTATGCAATCCCGGTACAGTCAGCGAAACAGCAGCCAGCGGCGAACCACCCGTAGGAGCATGAATCACTTGAAAATCATACCCCCCTCGCCGATTGGATTGCACGTTGACCGCCCACCAATCATTCTCTTCTCCCAAACCGTAAGTGGTCGTTTTGGCCAGCGCCGCTTTAAGCGTTTCCCGCGCGCCGGGGTCATCGCCGCAGCCAATCACCAGACCATGCGGCGGGACCAGTTGCCCAAAATCGGCAAAAGCTTTGCGCAAACTCTGCCGCGTGGGAAAGATGTCGGGATGGTCCCATTCAACGGTGGTTATCACGGCCACTATTGGTCGTAGTCCCAAAAACATGTGGTCATACTCGTCAGCTTCGATGATAAAAACATCTCCCTGACCGGCGGCGGCATTGGTCTCCAACTGAGGGATAAAACCACCCACAATATAAGTTGGTTCCCGGCCCATCTCCCGGAACAAAAAAGCCGCCATGCCGGTGGTGGTCGTTTTGCCGTGCGTTCCGGCAATGGCAAGGCCCACCTTATCGCGCATCATCCGGCCCAGCCATTCGGCCCGTTTGACCATCTTCAGGCCACGTTCTCGCGCGGCGGCCAATTCGGGATTATGGGGCGGAATGGCCGAGGAAACGATGACCGTGTCCAGGTTGTCGGCCAGATTTTCAGGCCGGTGGCCAATGAAAATGGTTGCACCCAACTGGGTTAGCCGCGCGGTTGCTTCTGACGCCTGCATGTCGGAGCCGGAAACGGTATAACCTTGTTGTAAAAGTACGGTGGCAATGGCACTTAAACCCGCGCCGCCGATGCCGATGAGGTGAATGTTAGGCACGTTAATTGTTAGCTTTCTTTCAATTAGGGATTTATCTCAAAACGACTCCCCAAATTTGTCTATAAAGAACGAGCATCAAGGACGAAATTATTTACGAGCAAAGCCTAACTCTTGTCCTTATTTTTTTCTTCGTCTTTCTTTTTATCATCCGGTTTCTTTTCTTCAATCATCCATTCTTTGTAACCATAAGGTAGTTTATATTCTACCTTGCGACCATCTTTTGATGTTGAGATGATAATACGATTCCTTAAAGCAATAAAAAAAATCAACAAACCAATCCCAACGATCAACCACGGGATGTAGCTGTCCATAATTGTGAATTGGGGTAAGTTCACTGCTTGGATTGAGATATTGGTTGAGGCCGGGCCAAACGCGCTGCTGCCCGCCACCGCTATTTCTGTTTCAGGAGGTGTATTACCAGGTAAAGCCCGACCATCTAGATATTCTCTAACCAAACTTATGATCAGAAAACCATTTATGGCCCCCAAAAATAATCCCAATATTCTGGCGAGAGGTCCAACCTTATATACTTTCGAGGGTAACCGTCTAAGCGAAGTTGGGAGGATCAGACTGGCAAACACAGCAGAAAACCCGAGAACTAAAAGTAAAATTGCAATCCATGTCCCCGGGCTTGAAGCATTGAACTGAAACGGACCAATAGTAGGGGTAAGACCAAACAAATTGACCACAAACTGCCACACTACAGCAATTATCCAATTTATAAAGTCAACTACAACCTGTGCCCAATCTGGTCGTTGTAACAATAATAACAAAACTGCCAGGAAAAGAATCGTAATGGCTTCCTTCCACCAACCCCTAAAAAATCCGATAACGGCGAAGAAACCAACAACAAGATAGGTGAGCAACATCCAATCAATTTCCATAGTGTTCACCTACGGAACTATTTGCATGAAGTATTCATCAAAACCCTTTACGGCAAAAGCCATCAATTACCCTCCTTTTTTTTAACAGGCACAATAGCGGGAACGATTACAAAATCTTCTTTTTCTTTCTTGATATTCCCTCTTTGATAACCAAAGGGTTGTTTTGGGCCAAAGACTCTACTCCTAAAAACAAGTACCAATAACAAGAGCGCAAAACCGATAATGCCCCATGTCAGCAGATGGCTAATTTGGGTAAAATTAGGCAAATCTATCACCTCAAGGCCCACGCCAGAAGAGGCGATGCCCACGGTTTGCCCCCCGGCTACGGCCACTTCGGTGGCCGGTTCTTCGGCGCCAGTGGGCAAATTACTACCATCCAGATATTCTTTGACCAAATTTATAATCAGAAATCCATTCAACCCACCCAAAAGACCCCCTAAAAAACTACCCAGGGGGGTTACAGTGTAGGTGTAATAAGTTTTGGCAGTCCTCAAATGATTAGGCAAGAGCAAACGGCTCAATAAAACAGAGAGACCGAGCACAAAAATCAAAACAGCCAACCACGTCATGCCGCTACCGGCATCAATTTGAAAGGACGTAATCCCCAAAACATTGGCCAGAAATTCCTGAATAGACAACGGCAGCCAACCCCAGACTGTTTGCAAGATACGGTTCAGCCAATCAATAACTGTTTGAGCCACCTCGGGCATCTTCAGCAAAAAAACCAGACTCCCCAGAAAGAACAGGGTTATTGCTTCCTTCCACCAGCCTTTTAAGAAACCTGATAGAGCAAAAAGGCCAATAACAAAGTAAGTGATTACGGTCCAATTTATCTCAACAGTGTTCACGGCTCAACTTCACCCTCTAAATGGCGCATCGTTCAATAAGGTTGAGTACAAAAAAGGTCAAGGCTCAACTACCTTTGGTTATTTTGGTTTTGGCATAACCCGGTGGTGGTCTAAAATCAATTTTTCTAAATCCTTTATTTTCCCGAACAGCAACTCTACTTTTGAAAGCCGCCACCAACACCGCCAAACTAATCCCCACAAAAAGCCAGGGCAAAAAACTATCCAAGATAGAAGCATTGGGCACATTCACTGCTTGAATGGCAATCTGGTCTGCCACCGGCGAGGCCATTCCTATAGAAGCCATCTCGCTACCGGCAGGTAGATTACGGCCATCCAAATAGGCTCGAATTAGACTGATAATGAGCCAACCATTGACAGCACCCAACAATACCCCAAATAAGCCTCCACCACACGTTACTACATAACCGCTGTAATCACCCCGACGCCCTGAACCAGGCATACTTAAACGGCCAAACAAGATCGCCAGGCCCACAAAAACAATCAACATAATTAACCAGGTTTGTGGACTGCTGGCATCAATTTGCGGCGGAGACCCAGCCGTACCCAACCCAAAGACGGTTGCCAGAAAATCAAGCACAAAACTGGGCAAGATTTGCCAGATAGCAGCGATAACCCAATTAATTGAGTTTATAAAAAACTGGGCGGCGCTGGGCATCTGCAAAAAGAAAACCAAAACAGCCAGGAAGATAGTGGTAATGGCTTCTTTCCACCATCCTTTAAAAAAACCGGCCAGGGCAAAGTGCCCCATTATTAATAAAACCAGAACTGTCCAGTTAATTTGTAACACGCTGGACCTCCACAATCTCCTGGGCTAAACAAGCCGCCGCCTCTGGCCTGGCCAGGTTTTGGCTGGCTTGGCTCATGGCCGCCAACTTTTTTGGGTCTTTCAGTAAATTGAGTACCGTATCCTTTAATTTTTCGTTCAAATCAGCATTATCCAAAATAAGCGCCGCCTGATGTTGGGCCAGGTATTGCGCGTTCAACATTTGATGCGCCCCCGCGTGAGGATACGGCACAAGCACCGCCGGTAAACCTGCTGCCGGGAACTCGCCCATCACGCTGGCGCCGGCCCGCGATACCACCAGATCAGCCGCCACCAAAGCGGCCATCATTTTATCATGCAAATAGGCCCACACGTGATAGCGAGCCTGCAATTCTTCCGGCAACTCGGCCCACCTGGACCAAACCCACTGCTCATCCAGCGTGCCGGTCACATGCACCACCTGGCACACCGACAGATAATCTTGAATCTGATTGGTGATAGCCTGGTTGATACTGCGGGCACCCCGGCTACCGCCCAAAACCAACAACACCGGCAGGTCGCCGTGCAAATCCAGTTCTCGCCGGGCGACAGCCTGGCCTTGCTTTTGCATGGCAAACAACTCCGCCCGCACCGGATACCCAGTGACCACCGCCAGGCCAGGCTTAAAGAATTGCTTTGCTTCGACAGTGGTCACTGCCACCCGATTGGCCAACCGGGCCAGAAACTTAATCGCCAGTCCCGGTTCAACATCCGGCAAATAAATGATCACCGGCAGGTCGGCCCCTCGAGCAGCTAGCGCAATTGGCACACACACGTAACCACCGGTCACAAACAACACCTCAGGCCGAAACCGACGGATAATTTGGCGGCTGCGGCGATAACCCTGGGCCAGTGCCCATAATCCGCGCCCAAACGCCACGGGATTTTTGCCACGTATTCCCTCCGCCGAAATTAATTCAATTTTTAAACCGGCCCGTTCAACCAGAGTTTCTTCCATCCCGCCCCGGCTGCCGACCCAGAGAATTTCCAAATCACTGTGCTGCCGCGCCAGCTCTTGGACGACGGCCAGGGCCGGATAAACGTGCCCCCCGGTTCCGCCGCCGGATATGATCAATCTCACGGCGTTCCTCTTCTTTCAACCGGCCCTCATCCGGCATTGTTCCACGAGAAACGGCCAGCAACAGGCCAATGCCGGCCATGCTCACCACCAACGACGACCCGCCAAAGCTGATGAAGGGCAGGGGAATGCCGGTAAACGGCAGGCTGGCCGTTATCACGCCAATATTAACAATGGCCTGAAAAATAAGGTTGCACGTAATCCCTGCCGCCAGCACCCGGCCAAAGGGGTCGGTGGTTTCCAGGGCAATGCGAAAACCACGATAAGCCAGAAAGGCCAACAAGGCAATCACTACCAGGCAGCCCAGCAGGCCCAGCTCCTCGCCTAAAATGGCAAAAATACCATCTGTGTGGGAGGCCGGAATATAGCCAAATTTTTGCCGGCTGGCGCCCAACCCCAGGCCGGTCAAACCGCCCGACCCCAGGGCAATCAATATCTGGTGAATCTGGTAGCCGTCGCCCAGGGGATCACTGTTGAGCGGGTCTAAAAAAGTGGTTATGCGGGCCAAACGATAAGCGGAGCGAGTGATAAACAGGGTAAAAATTCCTCCGGCCAGGGCCATACTGGCTATGATTTGCCACAAACTGCCCCCGGCAATAAAAAACATAGCCAGGGCGGTGACGGCGATCAGAATAGCGGTGCTTAAATCTTGCTGCAAAACAATCAGGCCGGTAATAAAGCCCAATAAAATGGCAAAAGGGACCAGGCCATAACTAATTTTGCGGATCTGCTCGTCGCCTTTAGACGATAACCAATCGGCAATATAAATGATAATGGCTAACTTGCTTATTTCTGAA from Anaerolineae bacterium encodes:
- the murC gene encoding UDP-N-acetylmuramate--L-alanine ligase codes for the protein MPNIHLIGIGGAGLSAIATVLLQQGYTVSGSDMQASEATARLTQLGATIFIGHRPENLADNLDTVIVSSAIPPHNPELAAARERGLKMVKRAEWLGRMMRDKVGLAIAGTHGKTTTTGMAAFLFREMGREPTYIVGGFIPQLETNAAAGQGDVFIIEADEYDHMFLGLRPIVAVITTVEWDHPDIFPTRQSLRKAFADFGQLVPPHGLVIGCGDDPGARETLKAALAKTTTYGLGEENDWWAVNVQSNRRGGYDFQVIHAPTGGSPLAAVSLTVPGLHNVYNALAVLAMARQQGLDVAQAAGILGRFAGVSRRFELKGEANGITVIDDYAHHPTEIRATLAAARARFGDRPLWAVFQPHTFSRTMALLNDFAGAFDNADHVIIVDIFASRETDAGLVNSKDILNRMNHPDARYLGPLLEATDYLVSHLAPPAVLLTLGAGDGYQVGEWVLERLNVKRSMSGERNNQ
- a CDS encoding CvpA family protein, producing MEIDWMLLTYLVVGFFAVIGFFRGWWKEAITILFLAVLLLLLQRPDWAQVVVDFINWIIAVVWQFVVNLFGLTPTIGPFQFNASSPGTWIAILLLVLGFSAVFASLILPTSLRRLPSKVYKVGPLARILGLFLGAINGFLIISLVREYLDGRALPGNTPPETEIAVAGSSAFGPASTNISIQAVNLPQFTIMDSYIPWLIVGIGLLIFFIALRNRIIISTSKDGRKVEYKLPYGYKEWMIEEKKPDDKKKDEEKNKDKS
- the ftsW gene encoding putative lipid II flippase FtsW, whose amino-acid sequence is MGQSKTEDQHKYDYLLIINVAALLIVGLMMIYSATFALGYQLHGQPTYYFIRQLLWMGLGLLVMIILARVEYHTWRRFSIPIMAVTIFLLGLVLVIGEMRFGGQRWLFHGSIQPSEISKLAIIIYIADWLSSKGDEQIRKISYGLVPFAILLGFITGLIVLQQDLSTAILIAVTALAMFFIAGGSLWQIIASMALAGGIFTLFITRSAYRLARITTFLDPLNSDPLGDGYQIHQILIALGSGGLTGLGLGASRQKFGYIPASHTDGIFAILGEELGLLGCLVVIALLAFLAYRGFRIALETTDPFGRVLAAGITCNLIFQAIVNIGVITASLPFTGIPLPFISFGGSSLVVSMAGIGLLLAVSRGTMPDEGRLKEEERREIDHIRRRNRGARLSGPGRRPRAGAAAQ
- the murG gene encoding undecaprenyldiphospho-muramoylpentapeptide beta-N-acetylglucosaminyltransferase, whose product is MRLIISGGGTGGHVYPALAVVQELARQHSDLEILWVGSRGGMEETLVERAGLKIELISAEGIRGKNPVAFGRGLWALAQGYRRSRQIIRRFRPEVLFVTGGYVCVPIALAARGADLPVIIYLPDVEPGLAIKFLARLANRVAVTTVEAKQFFKPGLAVVTGYPVRAELFAMQKQGQAVARRELDLHGDLPVLLVLGGSRGARSINQAITNQIQDYLSVCQVVHVTGTLDEQWVWSRWAELPEELQARYHVWAYLHDKMMAALVAADLVVSRAGASVMGEFPAAGLPAVLVPYPHAGAHQMLNAQYLAQHQAALILDNADLNEKLKDTVLNLLKDPKKLAAMSQASQNLARPEAAACLAQEIVEVQRVTN